One Lactobacillus sp. ESL0785 DNA window includes the following coding sequences:
- a CDS encoding aminotransferase class I/II-fold pyridoxal phosphate-dependent enzyme: MPHLAKDLSKTINSRIHHLPVSQMGQFNDEISQIPEIIKLTIGEPDLKTPEHIKQAAITDIEKDDSHYAPQAGKAELLAAISTYLKDSLDVTYNPASEICTTVGVTEALNLVCMTLLNPGDKILVPTPVWGVYFGIIEMAGAIPVQIDTAQDNFILTADHLKNVLKNEGKGAKAVILTDPSNPTGRVYSKEELTALAQVIMDYNLYAISDEIYAELIYNHKQHYSLTQLIPERTLLLSGLSKSVAMTGWRLGYIAGPAEIMSTIIKVNFFLITAVTDNVQAAATEALTNGQNDYQQARGIYEKRLNIIEQGLKKCGFNMATPEGAFYIFAKIPAKFGQDDVKFAKDLAAKAKVGVMPGSFFGQGGQGFIRLSYAASEADLKEAVLRITDYVNQL, translated from the coding sequence ATGCCACATTTAGCAAAAGATTTAAGCAAAACAATCAATTCAAGAATACATCATCTACCAGTTTCGCAAATGGGTCAATTTAATGATGAAATTTCGCAAATTCCTGAAATAATTAAATTGACAATCGGTGAACCAGATTTAAAAACGCCGGAGCACATTAAGCAAGCTGCAATTACTGATATTGAAAAGGATGATTCGCATTATGCGCCTCAAGCTGGTAAGGCAGAGTTGCTAGCAGCAATTAGTACTTATTTAAAGGATAGTTTAGACGTCACATATAATCCTGCAAGTGAAATTTGTACAACAGTTGGTGTTACTGAAGCACTGAATCTAGTTTGCATGACACTCCTTAATCCGGGTGATAAAATTCTTGTTCCTACTCCTGTTTGGGGCGTTTATTTTGGGATTATCGAAATGGCCGGTGCTATTCCAGTTCAAATCGACACAGCACAAGATAATTTTATTCTTACAGCCGATCACTTAAAAAATGTTTTAAAAAATGAAGGCAAAGGTGCCAAAGCTGTAATTTTAACCGATCCTTCAAACCCGACTGGCCGTGTATATAGTAAGGAAGAATTAACCGCATTAGCACAAGTGATCATGGACTATAATTTGTATGCGATTAGTGATGAAATCTATGCCGAATTGATTTACAACCACAAACAGCACTATTCACTTACTCAATTAATTCCTGAGCGAACACTATTATTATCAGGTTTATCTAAAAGTGTGGCAATGACTGGCTGGCGTCTTGGTTATATTGCTGGTCCCGCAGAAATTATGAGTACGATTATTAAAGTTAATTTCTTCTTAATCACAGCTGTCACTGACAATGTCCAAGCTGCAGCTACTGAGGCACTTACTAACGGGCAAAATGATTATCAACAAGCCCGTGGAATTTATGAAAAGCGATTAAACATCATTGAACAGGGCCTCAAAAAATGTGGTTTTAACATGGCAACACCAGAAGGTGCATTTTATATTTTTGCTAAAATTCCGGCCAAGTTTGGGCAAGATGATGTTAAGTTTGCCAAAGATCTTGCTGCTAAGGCTAAAGTCGGTGTTATGCCAGGAAGCTTTTTTGGTCAAGGCGGGCAAGGATTTATTCGGTTATCTTATGCCGCTTCTGAAGCTGATTTAAAAGAAGCCGTTTTGCGAATTACTGATTACGTTAACCAGCTGTAA
- the aspS gene encoding aspartate--tRNA ligase, whose translation MEQMEKRTDYCGNITAAYLGQEVNLYGWVQRVRNLGNLLFIDLRDREGLVQVVVNHDSGAELMATAEELGNEYVVQVKGTVVKRSSINPDMKTGEVEIEAAAIEILNKSQNPPFEIKDDIEVGEQTRLKYRYLDLRRPGLQQAIILRSKILRATHEYFDEHGFIDIETPILGKSSPEGARDYLVPSRIYPGSFYALPQSPQLFKQLLMGAGFDKYYQLARCFRDEDLRGDRQPEFTQIDMETSFTDEKQVQDYTEGLLKKIMKDVMGVELKTPIARISWTDSMNNYGTDKPDTRFGMLIHDLSSIFKDSDFKVFSGAIQDGGFVKGIAVKNGAKAYSRKKIEKKQDYIKRYHAKGLAWVKFEDGEFSGPISRFLTDDNQAALIKEFGLEGGELIVFIADKWKVCCDSLDHLRREFAKETDIIPKHVFDFVWVVDWPLFEYDEGFGRWIAAHHPFTMPDDEGIKLLDTDPHKAHARSYDIVMNGDELGGGSIRIHKRSIQEKMFKALGFTKKRAYEQFGYLLDALDMGFPPHAGLAIGLDRFAMMLAEKDNIRDVLAFPKNASASEPMMHAPAPVAEQQLTDLGIEVEEQYQESVAQTEARLQEEAQKDADQNATWDEE comes from the coding sequence ATGGAACAAATGGAAAAAAGAACAGATTATTGTGGTAATATTACCGCTGCGTATCTTGGTCAAGAAGTTAATTTATATGGTTGGGTACAACGTGTCCGTAATTTAGGTAACTTATTATTTATTGATTTACGTGATCGGGAAGGATTAGTTCAAGTTGTCGTTAACCATGATTCTGGTGCAGAATTGATGGCTACTGCTGAAGAACTTGGTAACGAATACGTAGTACAGGTCAAAGGAACTGTTGTTAAGCGGTCAAGCATTAACCCAGACATGAAGACAGGGGAAGTTGAGATTGAAGCTGCAGCAATTGAAATTTTAAACAAATCACAAAATCCACCGTTTGAAATTAAAGATGATATTGAAGTTGGTGAACAAACACGGTTAAAATATCGTTACCTTGATTTACGACGTCCGGGATTACAACAAGCCATTATTTTAAGATCAAAGATTTTACGTGCAACGCATGAATACTTTGACGAGCACGGCTTTATTGATATTGAAACACCAATTTTAGGAAAGTCCTCACCAGAAGGTGCGCGTGACTACCTGGTACCATCAAGAATTTATCCTGGAAGTTTTTACGCTTTGCCACAATCACCGCAATTATTTAAGCAATTATTGATGGGTGCAGGATTTGACAAATACTATCAACTTGCTAGATGTTTTCGGGATGAGGACTTGCGTGGTGACCGGCAACCTGAATTTACCCAAATTGATATGGAAACTTCATTCACCGATGAGAAGCAAGTGCAAGATTATACTGAAGGTCTGCTCAAGAAAATCATGAAGGATGTTATGGGAGTTGAATTAAAGACACCGATTGCCCGAATTTCTTGGACTGACTCAATGAATAATTACGGTACAGATAAGCCTGATACTCGTTTTGGCATGTTAATTCATGATTTAAGCAGTATTTTTAAGGATAGTGACTTTAAAGTCTTCTCTGGTGCAATTCAAGATGGTGGTTTTGTTAAAGGAATCGCTGTTAAAAATGGTGCTAAGGCATATTCACGTAAGAAAATTGAGAAAAAGCAAGACTACATCAAACGTTACCACGCTAAAGGACTTGCGTGGGTTAAGTTTGAAGATGGCGAATTTTCTGGTCCGATTAGCCGCTTCTTAACAGATGACAATCAGGCAGCTTTAATCAAGGAATTTGGTCTTGAGGGCGGCGAATTAATTGTCTTTATCGCTGATAAGTGGAAAGTTTGTTGTGATTCCTTAGATCATTTACGACGTGAATTTGCTAAAGAAACCGACATTATTCCTAAGCATGTCTTTGACTTTGTCTGGGTTGTTGACTGGCCGTTATTTGAATACGATGAAGGCTTTGGTCGCTGGATTGCTGCCCACCACCCATTCACAATGCCTGATGATGAAGGAATTAAGCTGCTTGATACTGATCCACACAAGGCTCATGCCCGCAGTTATGATATTGTCATGAACGGGGATGAACTTGGTGGTGGTTCAATCAGAATCCACAAACGTTCAATTCAAGAAAAAATGTTTAAGGCACTTGGCTTTACTAAGAAGCGCGCTTACGAACAGTTTGGTTACTTGCTCGATGCTCTTGACATGGGCTTTCCACCACATGCTGGATTAGCTATCGGACTTGATCGTTTTGCCATGATGTTAGCAGAGAAGGATAATATCCGCGATGTCTTGGCCTTTCCAAAGAATGCCAGTGCTTCAGAACCAATGATGCACGCACCAGCTCCAGTTGCCGAGCAGCAATTAACTGACTTAGGAATTGAAGTTGAAGAGCAATACCAGGAAAGTGTTGCGCAAACAGAGGCACGTTTACAAGAAGAAGCACAAAAAGATGCGGATCAAAACGCAACTTGGGATGAAGAATAA
- the tpx gene encoding thiol peroxidase, producing MKITRLNEPLYTNGEPPKVGDKLPDFTVVRADGSKATKADLLSKPTLISVVPDLNTSVCSISTKRFNNEVDKFAGINFYTISTNTLDDQKNWCAAEGVKNMEILSDESHNFGEEMGLYLESGVDSRSVWIISADGEVLYQELVYEMTDEPDYDAALTFLSNLK from the coding sequence ATGAAAATTACAAGATTAAATGAGCCTCTATATACTAACGGTGAACCACCTAAGGTTGGCGATAAGTTGCCAGATTTTACTGTTGTTAGAGCTGACGGTAGTAAAGCAACCAAGGCTGACTTATTATCTAAGCCGACTTTAATTAGTGTTGTTCCTGACCTTAACACTAGTGTCTGCAGTATTTCAACTAAACGTTTCAACAACGAAGTTGATAAGTTTGCTGGCATTAACTTCTACACTATTTCTACTAATACTCTTGATGACCAAAAGAATTGGTGTGCTGCTGAAGGCGTTAAAAACATGGAAATTTTATCAGATGAAAGCCACAACTTTGGTGAAGAAATGGGTCTTTACCTTGAAAGCGGCGTAGATTCAAGAAGTGTTTGGATTATTTCTGCTGACGGCGAAGTTTTGTACCAAGAATTGGTTTACGAAATGACCGACGAACCAGACTACGATGCTGCATTAACATTTTTAAGTAACTTAAAATAA
- the hisS gene encoding histidine--tRNA ligase: MRVQKPKGTVDILPEQSGSWEKVEQIVRDFFKQANYREIRTPSFENYEVFSRSSGETSDVVEKEMYDFNDKGGRHIALRPEGTAGVVRAYVEDKLYAPEVVKPFNVYYIESTFRYERPQAGRQREFHQIGVESFGSSNSLADVETIVLAHDLLAKLGVKNYELHINTLGNAQVRQDYHDALVNYFTPLREQLSDDSKRRLEKNPLRILDSKDEQDKQFLPDAPKIIDYLDDDSKANFDEITGILDQLKINYVIDNDLVRGLDYYTGIIFEFMVEDKNLWESATTILGGGRYDHLVQEFDGPETPAVGFGIGEERLMLVLQKQNPALFADEGIDFFITNIGAGTEIKAVEIARSLRKQGFKVQYDVDQKKLKAQFKKADRVKAKFVITLGAKELANGTLNVKRLADGQTIDLSLSDVDEMKTVMKRLKD; the protein is encoded by the coding sequence TTAAACAAGCAAATTATCGCGAAATTCGAACCCCAAGTTTTGAAAATTATGAGGTCTTTTCCCGTTCGAGTGGCGAAACTTCTGATGTTGTTGAGAAGGAAATGTATGACTTTAATGACAAAGGTGGCCGTCACATTGCCTTAAGACCTGAGGGAACTGCTGGTGTTGTGCGGGCTTACGTTGAAGATAAGCTGTATGCGCCAGAAGTTGTTAAACCATTCAACGTTTATTATATTGAATCAACTTTCCGTTATGAACGTCCACAAGCTGGTCGTCAGCGTGAATTTCACCAAATTGGGGTTGAAAGCTTTGGCTCTAGTAATTCATTAGCTGATGTCGAAACTATCGTTTTGGCTCATGATTTATTGGCTAAGTTAGGCGTTAAGAATTATGAGTTACATATTAATACTTTGGGTAACGCCCAAGTGCGCCAAGATTACCATGATGCTTTAGTCAATTACTTTACGCCATTAAGAGAACAATTATCTGACGATTCTAAACGACGGTTAGAGAAGAATCCACTTAGAATTTTGGATTCTAAGGATGAACAAGATAAGCAATTTTTACCAGATGCACCGAAGATTATTGATTATCTAGATGACGATTCTAAAGCTAACTTTGATGAGATTACTGGTATTCTCGATCAACTTAAGATTAATTACGTTATTGATAACGATTTGGTTCGCGGACTTGATTACTACACGGGTATCATTTTTGAATTCATGGTTGAAGATAAAAATCTTTGGGAATCAGCAACAACAATTCTTGGCGGTGGTCGCTACGACCATTTGGTACAAGAGTTTGATGGTCCTGAAACACCAGCCGTTGGTTTTGGGATTGGAGAAGAACGGTTAATGCTTGTCTTACAAAAGCAAAATCCGGCTTTATTTGCTGATGAGGGAATTGATTTCTTCATTACTAATATTGGTGCAGGTACTGAAATTAAGGCTGTTGAAATTGCCCGTTCACTTCGTAAGCAAGGTTTTAAAGTTCAATATGATGTTGACCAGAAGAAATTAAAAGCTCAGTTTAAGAAGGCTGATCGGGTTAAAGCTAAGTTTGTGATTACTCTTGGCGCTAAGGAATTGGCAAATGGCACGTTGAATGTTAAGCGTCTTGCTGACGGTCAGACAATTGATCTAAGTCTATCTGATGTTGATGAGATGAAGACTGTTATGAAACGATTAAAGGATTAA